The Micropterus dolomieu isolate WLL.071019.BEF.003 ecotype Adirondacks linkage group LG22, ASM2129224v1, whole genome shotgun sequence genome contains a region encoding:
- the klhdc4 gene encoding kelch domain-containing protein 4, translating into MGKKGKKEKKVKGAEKTAAKMEKKVSKRSKREEEDLEALIAEFQNLDAKKTQVVETTCPPPSPRLSASLSSHPEKDELILFGGEFFNGKKTYLYNDLFFYNIKKNSWVKSDIPNPPPPRCSHQAVVVPQGGGQLWVFGGEFASPNGEQFYHYKDLWVLHLATHTWENIKAPGGPSGRSGHRMVLSKKQLLVFGGFHESTRDFIYYNDVYSFSLDTFSWSRLTPSGTSPSPRSACQMTSTPDGTGVIIYGGYSKVRVKKDVEKGTIHSDMFLLKREGKDGQEKWSWSRLNPSGSKPPPRSGFSLAVAPAGRAVLFGGVCDEEEEESLEGDFYNDLYLYDTVKNRWFPGLLRGNKSEKKKRRRGKKGGAEGEGAEKEGEEGAAAAASQAPTEVIKEIVTEDGTVMTIKEVIPGAQEEEEEDEEEEEEDGSASAPLVEPCPRSSAMATVRQGKLFLYGGMFEVGDRQFTLNDFYCLDLHKMDQWEVLVEMDPKTQEWLEESESEDEEEEEEEEAAKGAEEDEESEEESEDEEDEEELPAVQEGETVTDYQLRTEQYWVGLARANMGSEAKDKKVAKVALAMAKVFYEDQ; encoded by the exons ATGGGCAAAAAAggcaagaaagaaaagaaggtgAAGGGAGCCGAGAAGACGGCTGCCAAAATGGAGAAAAAGGTTTCAAAGAGGTCCAAACGAGAAGAG GAGGATTTGGAGGCTCTGATTGCTGAGTTTCAGAATCTGGATGCCAAGAAGACCCAAGTTGTAGAGACAACATGTCCGCCTCCATCACCAAG ATTGAGTGCGTCTCTCTCCTCCCATCCTGAGAAAGATGAACTCATCCTGTTTGGGGGAGAGTTCTTCAATGGAAAGAAG acGTACCTGTACAACGATCTGTTTTTCTACAACATCAAGAAGAACAGCTGGGTTAAATCAGACATCCCCAACCCTCCTCCCCCCCGCTGCTCTCATCAG GCGGTGGTAGTTCCCCAGGGTGGGGGTCAGCTCTGGGTGTTTGGCGGAGAGTTTGCCTCTCCTAACGGTGAACAGTTCTACCACTACAAGGACCTTTGGGTGCTGCACCTGGCTACACACACCTGGGAGAACATCAA GGCGCCTGGTGGTCCTTCAGGTCGCAGTGGCCACCGGATGGTCCTCAGCAAGAAACAGCTGCTGGTGTTTGGAGGTTTCCATGAGAGCACCAG GGATTTTATCTACTACAACGACGTGTACTCTTTCTCCCTGGACACCTTCTCTTGGTCACGCCTTACTCCGTCGGGCACCTCCCCCTCCCCACGCTCGGCCTGTCAGATGACCTCCACGCCTGATGGCACGGGTGTCATCATCTACGGGGGATACTCTAAagtg AGAGTGAAGAAGGATGTAGAGAAGGGAACCATCCACTCTGACATGTTTCTTCTGAAGCGAGAGGGCAAAGATGGCCAAG AGAAGTGGTCGTGGTCCAGGTTGAACCCCTCTGGTAGCAAGCCCCCTCCTCGTTCGGGTTTTTCTCTGGCCGTGGCACCAGCGGGGCGGGCGGTACTGTTTGGTGGGGTTTgcgatgaagaagaggaggagtcaCTGGAGGGCGACTTCTACAACGACCTCTATCTCTATGATACCGTGAAGAACCGATGGTTCCCCGGCCTGCTCAGG GGAAATAAGTCGGAGAAGAAGAAGCGACGGAGGGGGAAGAAGGGTGGAGCCGAGGGAGAGGGAGCAgagaaggagggggaggagggggcggCGGCAGCGGCATCTCAAGCACCCACTGAGGTCATCAAGGAGATTGTGACCGAGGACGGCACAGTGATGACCATCAAGGAAGTGATCCCAGGAgctcaggaggaggaagaggaagatgaggaggaggaggaggaggatg GTTCAGCCTCAGCCCCCTTGGTGGAGCCTTGCCCGAGGTCCAGTGCCATGGCAACAGTGCGTCAGGGCAAGCTCTTCCTATACGGTGGGATGTTCGAGGTTGGCGACCGCCAGTTCACCTTGAACGACTTCTACTGCCTGGACCTCCACAAGATGGACCAGTGGGAGGTTCTGGTTGAAATGGACCCAA agACACAGGAGTGGCTCGAAGAGTCTGAGTcagaagatgaggaggaggaggaggaggaggaggcggcgaAAGGAGCAGAAGAGGATGAAGAGTCTGAAGAGGAAAGCGAGGATGAGGAAG ATGAAGAAGAGCTCCCCGCAGtgcaggagggagagacagtgaCGGATTACCAGCTCCGTACAGAGCAGTACTGGGTGGGACTGGCACGTGCCAACATGGGCTCCGAAGCCAAGGACAAAAAAGTCGCCAAGGTTGCCCTCGCCATGGCAAAGGTCTTCTATGAAGACCAGTAG